The Gloeobacter violaceus PCC 7421 DNA window CGCCCGAGCCGCCCGCGGCCGTGAGCGCCCCAGCGAGGGTGGTGCCGGGCCGCAGCTTCACTGGTCCCGCCGAGCCCGCCGGCAAATCCTGGCCCGAAACGTAGACGGTAATGGTCTCCGGAGCCAGTTGGGTGGGCAGGTTGCTCGCCTCGGACTGTCTCGGTCCAAGGCTTGCCACGATGATGCGGTCGCCGCCGATGACCGGGGCGTCCTGGCCCGGCGGCAGCTTGATGCGCTTGCCGGCGCGCTCCAGTTCGATGGCGGTCACATCGGCGTCGGGTCGCACCCCGCCCGCCTCCTTAATGGCGTTGTAGACAGTCCGGGTCGCACCCGGTTCGCTCCCGGCGGTGGAGCGGATCGTCAGTTGCCCAGGCCGGTAGACCGCACCGGCGACCTCGACGGAGGCGGGGCTCAACGAAACTACGCGCACCGACACATCCGGCACCCGGATGAAGTTCCGCAGGCGAGCGGTCAGTTCCTCCTGCAGTTCGATCTCCTCCCGTCCTGCCGCCGGTATGCGGCCCAGTTGCGGCACATGGATGGAGCCGTCCGCACCGATGAGAAACCCGGGATCGGTACCGTCTTTGGCCGAACCGAATTCTTCGCCGTTGGCCACCGCCACCGAGACCCGGTCAAAGGTGCTCAAGGTTGTGGCTTCGGCCGGTGGTCCGGCAAATCCCAGGCCGCAGAGCGCGAGCCATCCGATACCCAATCGACGCTTGTTCCGGCAAGCGCGTTGCATGGCTTCCTCCTTTGAACTCTTGCTCAATTCGGACCTAGAGACCTCAGTCAGGGGCGTCCGACGCCGATATAGGTCAAGCCCGCCGCCCGAGCGGCGGCGGCGTCGAGACAGTTGCGCCCGTCAATGAGAATGGGCTGGCGCAGGCGACGGCGCAATACACTCAGATCAATCTCGCTGTAGAGCGGCCATTCGGTCATCACCACCAGGGCATCCGCCTGGGCTGCAGCCGCGAGTGGGTCGGCCGCCACCTGCATTTCCGGCAGCTGTTCGCGCGCCCGCTCGCTGGGTACGACCGGATCGTGCGCCACCACCCGGCAACCCAGGGCGACGAGCTGCTCGGCCACCTCAAGCGCCGGTGCGCAGCGAATGTCATCGGTGTGGGGTTTGAAGGCCAATCCCCAAATCGCCACCGTCCGCCCCTTGAGGATGCGCAATTCCCGCTGCAGCTTCTCGACGACGCTCTGCTTCTGCGCCTCATTGACGGAGAGGGTCGCTTTGAGCAGCGCGCACTCGTAGCCGTACTCCCGGCCGGTACTGACCAGGGCTGAGACATCTTTTGGAAAGCACGAGCCGCCCCAGCCCGCCCCAGCGTTCAAAAACGCCCGACCGATGCGCTTGTCGAGGCCGATGGCCTCGGCCACCTGCTGTACATCGGCGCCGACGCGCTCACAGATGTTGGCCATTTCGTTGACAAAGGAAATCTTCGTGGCCAGGAAGGCGTTGGCGGCGTACTT harbors:
- a CDS encoding polysaccharide biosynthesis/export family protein, whose product is MQRACRNKRRLGIGWLALCGLGFAGPPAEATTLSTFDRVSVAVANGEEFGSAKDGTDPGFLIGADGSIHVPQLGRIPAAGREEIELQEELTARLRNFIRVPDVSVRVVSLSPASVEVAGAVYRPGQLTIRSTAGSEPGATRTVYNAIKEAGGVRPDADVTAIELERAGKRIKLPPGQDAPVIGGDRIIVASLGPRQSEASNLPTQLAPETITVYVSGQDLPAGSAGPVKLRPGTTLAGALTAAGGSGESFLRSGRKVTLIRTDPAGGQRTAKSFEMAEVLGGSSDPKLMQDDSVVLDAGSTANTSGVMSLLSPLLMPFVWLFR
- a CDS encoding UDP-glucose dehydrogenase family protein: MRVGVIGTGYVGLVTGACLAAVGHRVRCMDNDALKIERLRRGVIPIHEPGLEDIVQRTSANGSLEFTADLAEVARGSEIIFITVGTPSRADGSPDLTAVRAVARGIGSHLDGSYRVIVNKSTVPVGSGNWVRMLVEEGARQLEGATVVGAPGVSTAHPVEPAFDVVSNPEFLREGSAVWDTFNPDRIVIGAECEQAVAVMRELYAHWIAPEPLGRALPLVVTDLASAEMIKYAANAFLATKISFVNEMANICERVGADVQQVAEAIGLDKRIGRAFLNAGAGWGGSCFPKDVSALVSTGREYGYECALLKATLSVNEAQKQSVVEKLQRELRILKGRTVAIWGLAFKPHTDDIRCAPALEVAEQLVALGCRVVAHDPVVPSERAREQLPEMQVAADPLAAAAQADALVVMTEWPLYSEIDLSVLRRRLRQPILIDGRNCLDAAAARAAGLTYIGVGRP